From a single Vitis vinifera cultivar Pinot Noir 40024 chromosome 18, ASM3070453v1 genomic region:
- the LOC100265854 gene encoding putative invertase inhibitor codes for MAMTHPLIPAFFLLITPLLFLTHSLSPAHAASELVEGVCHESQNYAFCIQALESDPKTPAAKDYMDLAVISLNLGISNATDTRSYINDMYESPGTDPSKKPALKGCISGYDGAVGSFKSALGELKQDPLTANYDAKVAGDGAVSCEDQLASGGVKDSSISARNQFTLSLSNIADVITTHLLH; via the coding sequence ATGGCAATGACACACCCATTAATCCCTGCCTTCTTCCTTCTGATTACCCCTTTGCTTTTCCTGACCCATTCTCTATCTCCTGCTCATGCAGCATCAGAGCTAGTGGAAGGAGTCTGCCATGAGTCCCAAAACTATGCATTCTGCATTCAGGCTCTGGAGTCGGATCCCAAGACTCCTGCAGCAAAGGACTACATGGATCTAGCCGTGATTTCCCTCAACTTGGGGATTTCAAATGCAACAGACACTCGTTCTTACATTAACGACATGTATGAGAGCCCAGGGACGGATCCCAGTAAGAAGCCTGCCCTCAAGGGCTGCATATCTGGTTATGATGGAGCGGTTGGATCCTTCAAAAGTGCTTTGGGGGAACTGAAGCAGGATCCTTTGACTGCAAACTATGATGCCAAGGTTGCTGGTGATGGCGCAGTGAGTTGTGAGGATCAGTTGGCTTCTGGTGGGGTTAAAGATTCTTCAATTTCTGCTAGGAATCAGTTCACTTTATCCTTGAGTAATATTGCAGATGTGATTACAACCCACTTGCTTCATTAA